The genomic window TATACTCGTACCTTCGCGGCCGGTTCGGGTCCGTCGGTCGAGTGCGCCAGCTGCCACGATCCCCACACCGAAGCCAACCCGACCTTCCTGCGGGTGTCGAATACCGGAAGCGGTGTCTGCCTGTCCTGCCACGTGAAGTAAGCTAGACCGGCTGGACTGTAAAACCGGGCGGGCCGGACCTAGTGTCGGCCCGCCTTTTTCTTGGAGGAGCGAACGTGACATCCATTCCATCCCGCTTCGGCGTGCGTCTGCTGCATGCGCTGATCGTGGCCGCGGGGCTTTCCGCGGCCGGCGCATTGGCCCAGGCCGCGCCGGCTGCGCCGCAGGCGGCGGCACAGGAGATTCCGCTGTACGCGACGGTCAACGGCAAGCCGGTGACCTTGCAGGAATATGAAATCGCCTTCTCCGCCCTGCTGCGCCAGAAGTACTACCACGGCAAGGTGCCGGAAGGCGAAATGGCCGCCGTGCGCGAAGAGGTCAAGAACCGCGTGGTGCAGCGCGTGCTGCTCGCCGAGGAGGCCGACCGCCGCGGCATCAAGCCCGACGATGCTGCGGTCGCCGAGCAGATCGCCAAGTACGACGCCCGCTACAGCAGCAGCCCGACCTGGGCACAGAGCCGTGAGCGCATGCTGCCCGGGCTGAAGAAGCAGCTCGACGAGCAGAGCCGCATGGAGGTGCTCGAGCGCCAGGTGCGCGGCACGCACGAGCTCTCGGAGGGCGAGGTGCGCGCCTTCTACGAGCAGAATCCGCAGCTCTTTACCGAACCCGAGAAACTGCGCCTGTCGGTGATCCTGCTCGGCGTCGATCCGGCTGCCGGCGGCCCGGCCTGGGTGCAGGCGCGCGAGGAGGCGAAGACGCTGCATGCGCAGCTGGT from Azospira restricta includes these protein-coding regions:
- a CDS encoding peptidylprolyl isomerase — protein: MTSIPSRFGVRLLHALIVAAGLSAAGALAQAAPAAPQAAAQEIPLYATVNGKPVTLQEYEIAFSALLRQKYYHGKVPEGEMAAVREEVKNRVVQRVLLAEEADRRGIKPDDAAVAEQIAKYDARYSSSPTWAQSRERMLPGLKKQLDEQSRMEVLERQVRGTHELSEGEVRAFYEQNPQLFTEPEKLRLSVILLGVDPAAGGPAWVQAREEAKTLHAQLVAGADFAEAARLRSSGKFAEEGGNAGYLHRGMLPEALQQRIDEFKVGVVGEPMDILEGVAIFRLDERVPPRLRQFADVAQRARDLAVRERQEKAWSEFLKELTGKADVKVVFNHTGGGGEGHR